One genomic region from Sorangium aterium encodes:
- a CDS encoding replication-associated recombination protein A has translation MSAPRGGGGGARRRPAGDEPTLFDAARQREPELRGTVPLAERMRPRSLEDMIGQGHLLGEGKLLARAIAADRIPSMILWGPPGAGKTTLARVVAHTTNARFVPFNAVLGGVPELREILAQARTARSYEGKRTILFVDEIHRFNKAQQDAFLPHVEDGTITLIGATTENPSFAVNAPLLSRCKVFRLQGLGASELVELLRRALESPAGLAGAIAADDDALSAIAALAQGDARRALTTLEIAADEAARAGAPTITRELIAGAGEHKTLLYDKAGEEHYNVISAFIKSMRGSDPDAAIYWLMRMIEAGDDPLFLLRRMMIFASEDIGNADPRALEIAVAADAAFRRMGMPEGLYPLTQAALYLATAPKSNACKTAWQSAQAAVREHGALPVPLTLRNAVTRLMRDEGYGEGYRYAHDEPGGVAQGEAYLPEPLAGSRFYEPTDRGYERTIGERLRRIRGEGEGEGG, from the coding sequence ATGAGCGCGCCCCGGGGCGGCGGCGGCGGCGCGCGACGGCGGCCCGCGGGCGACGAGCCGACGCTCTTCGACGCCGCCCGGCAGCGGGAGCCCGAGCTCAGGGGCACGGTGCCCCTCGCCGAGCGCATGCGCCCGCGCTCGCTCGAGGACATGATCGGCCAGGGCCACCTCCTCGGCGAGGGCAAGCTGCTCGCGCGCGCGATCGCGGCCGACCGGATCCCCTCCATGATCCTGTGGGGCCCTCCGGGCGCCGGAAAGACCACGCTGGCGCGCGTCGTCGCGCACACGACGAACGCCCGCTTCGTCCCCTTCAACGCCGTGCTGGGCGGCGTGCCGGAGCTCCGCGAGATCCTCGCCCAGGCGCGCACCGCGCGGTCTTACGAGGGCAAGCGGACGATCCTGTTCGTCGACGAGATCCACCGCTTCAACAAGGCCCAGCAGGACGCCTTCCTCCCGCACGTCGAGGACGGGACGATCACGCTCATCGGGGCGACCACCGAGAACCCCTCGTTCGCGGTCAACGCGCCGCTCCTCTCCCGTTGCAAGGTCTTCCGGCTCCAGGGCCTCGGCGCTTCGGAGCTCGTCGAGCTCCTGCGCCGCGCCCTCGAGTCGCCCGCCGGGCTCGCCGGCGCGATCGCCGCCGACGACGACGCGCTCTCGGCGATCGCGGCGCTCGCGCAGGGCGACGCGCGCAGGGCGCTCACCACGCTGGAGATCGCCGCGGACGAGGCGGCGCGCGCGGGCGCCCCCACGATCACGCGCGAGCTCATCGCCGGCGCGGGCGAGCACAAGACGCTGCTCTACGACAAGGCCGGCGAGGAGCACTACAACGTCATCAGCGCCTTCATCAAGTCGATGCGCGGCTCCGATCCCGACGCCGCCATCTACTGGCTGATGCGCATGATCGAGGCCGGCGACGACCCGCTCTTCCTGCTGCGCCGGATGATGATCTTCGCCTCCGAGGACATCGGCAACGCCGACCCGCGCGCGCTGGAGATCGCCGTCGCTGCCGACGCCGCGTTCCGGCGCATGGGGATGCCGGAGGGGCTCTACCCGCTCACGCAGGCGGCGCTCTACCTCGCCACGGCCCCCAAATCGAACGCCTGCAAGACCGCCTGGCAGTCGGCGCAGGCCGCCGTGCGCGAGCACGGCGCGCTCCCGGTCCCGCTCACGCTGCGCAACGCCGTCACGCGGCTGATGCGCGACGAGGGCTACGGCGAAGGCTACCGCTACGCGCACGACGAGCCGGGCGGCGTCGCGCAGGGCGAGGCCTACCTCCCCGAGCCGCTCGCGGGCAGCCGGTTCTACGAGCCGACCGACCGCGGCTACGAGCGGACCATCGGCGAGCGCCTCCGCCGGATCCGCGGCGAGGGGGAGGGCGAGGGCGGCTGA
- a CDS encoding YggS family pyridoxal phosphate-dependent enzyme: MSEDLGNVASRLEEVRRRIASAVARAGRGPEEVRLIAVSKGKPAEAIRAAYAAGQRDFGENYAQELVEKAEALADLDGLVWHAIGQLQRNKAKLVARAAHVVQSVDREELAVELDRRAAALNRTLDVLLEVNVGGEASKGGCAPGDFAPLLGAIARCAHLRPIGLMTIAPFLEDPNDVRPFFAQLRALRDAHGGRAALPELSMGMSHDFEAAIAEGATWVRVGTAIFGARG, from the coding sequence ATGTCGGAAGACCTGGGGAACGTCGCGTCGCGGCTCGAAGAGGTGCGGCGCCGGATCGCGAGCGCCGTCGCGCGGGCAGGGCGCGGGCCAGAGGAGGTCCGGCTCATCGCCGTATCCAAGGGGAAGCCCGCCGAGGCCATCCGCGCCGCCTACGCCGCCGGGCAGCGCGATTTCGGCGAGAACTACGCGCAGGAGCTCGTCGAAAAGGCCGAGGCGCTCGCCGATCTCGACGGGCTCGTGTGGCACGCCATCGGCCAGCTCCAGAGGAACAAGGCGAAGCTCGTCGCGCGCGCGGCGCACGTCGTGCAGTCGGTCGACCGGGAGGAGCTCGCCGTGGAGCTCGATCGGCGCGCAGCCGCGCTCAATCGCACCCTGGACGTCCTGCTCGAGGTGAACGTCGGCGGCGAAGCCTCGAAGGGCGGCTGCGCCCCCGGCGATTTCGCGCCGCTCCTCGGTGCGATCGCCCGGTGCGCCCACCTCCGGCCGATCGGCCTCATGACCATCGCGCCGTTCCTCGAGGACCCGAACGACGTCCGGCCGTTCTTCGCGCAGCTGCGCGCCCTGCGCGACGCGCACGGCGGCCGGGCCGCGCTGCCCGAGCTCTCGATGGGCATGTCTCACGATTTCGAGGCAGCCATCGCGGAAGGCGCGACGTGGGTCCGCGTCGGCACCGCCATCTTCGGAGCCCGCGGATGA
- a CDS encoding redoxin domain-containing protein, which produces MTARSAASRLGSAIPAGAAARGATLATCALLALGCGPGAMPASVRHPLVGSAAPEFHAESTAAVTVGVPGTRRTRVTVIDFWASWCPSCSRTMPALDRLWRERKADGVAVIGVNVDDSEAAAEAAAYELGATFPIVADLDQRLTGTYGVAQVPLTFVVDGAGTVRWVGHDPASARRAVEVLLSERPAGARSVFE; this is translated from the coding sequence ATGACGGCGAGGTCCGCCGCGTCGCGCCTCGGCTCGGCCATCCCTGCCGGCGCCGCCGCGCGCGGCGCCACGTTGGCCACGTGCGCGCTGCTCGCGCTCGGGTGCGGGCCGGGCGCGATGCCCGCGTCGGTGCGCCACCCGCTCGTCGGCAGCGCCGCGCCGGAGTTCCACGCAGAGTCCACGGCGGCGGTCACCGTTGGCGTCCCCGGCACGCGGAGGACGCGGGTCACCGTGATCGACTTCTGGGCGTCCTGGTGCCCGTCGTGCAGCCGGACCATGCCCGCGCTCGACCGGCTCTGGCGCGAGCGCAAGGCGGACGGGGTGGCCGTGATCGGCGTGAACGTCGACGACTCGGAGGCCGCCGCGGAGGCCGCCGCCTACGAGCTCGGCGCGACGTTTCCCATCGTCGCGGATCTCGATCAGCGGCTCACCGGGACCTACGGCGTCGCGCAGGTCCCCCTCACGTTCGTGGTCGACGGCGCGGGCACCGTGCGCTGGGTCGGCCACGATCCGGCGAGCGCGCGCCGCGCCGTCGAGGTCCTCCTCTCGGAGCGCCCCGCGGGGGCGCGGTCGGTCTTCGAATGA
- a CDS encoding tetratricopeptide repeat protein, producing the protein MSKRLLMLEKMTRDGSKDPFHWYALALEYAGQGRHDDALATFVALRAIEPTYVPMYLMCGTTLVKAGRLDEGRAWLADGIGVARSKGDQHALSELQQALAGAGGGDDDDA; encoded by the coding sequence GTGAGCAAGCGGCTGCTGATGCTCGAGAAGATGACCCGGGACGGGTCGAAGGATCCATTCCACTGGTACGCGCTCGCGCTGGAGTACGCGGGGCAAGGCCGCCACGACGACGCGCTCGCCACGTTCGTCGCGCTCCGGGCGATAGAGCCGACGTACGTGCCGATGTACCTCATGTGCGGGACGACGCTGGTGAAGGCGGGCCGCCTCGACGAGGGACGCGCGTGGCTGGCCGACGGCATCGGGGTCGCGCGCAGCAAGGGAGATCAGCACGCGCTGAGCGAGCTCCAGCAGGCGCTCGCCGGCGCGGGCGGCGGCGACGACGACGACGCGTGA